Within Bactrocera oleae isolate idBacOlea1 chromosome 6, idBacOlea1, whole genome shotgun sequence, the genomic segment ATTGTCAAAGCAACATCACTCACTACGCCAAGACATGTCAAACTCAAAGCTATGACTATTGTTTTCCGCTTCCACACATACACCAATCAATGAAAGACATTTCTAAGTTTCAAATTagtcaattttatttacaaacttaATTATAAACAGActttttttctcttaataaatttatCTATCACGAACTGaactttataattttgatttctcTTCTTTGGTAGTCTCCTCAGGGTTATCCTTTACGTTCAAATGTGCTGGTCCAGTTTGTTGAATTTGGATCACACGCTCGTTGGACTTATCCTCGATAGCTGGCTTTGGCACACTAACTGTTAAGACGCCATCCGAAGACAGTGTGGAAACCACTTTATCGGACTTGAATCCTTTCGGCAAAGCGTAACGACGGACAAAGTGTCGTGAGATGTAACCATGATCATCTTCACGCTCCTCATGTTTACCCTCAACCACGATGTGATCATCGACCACCTTCACACTCAACTCACTGGGCTTGAACTGCTGTACATCCATACTGGCTTGGAACCCATCCTTTCCAATTGTAGCTAATGGCAAATCTTTATCCAATTTGCGCAAACGACCATTTTGGGAAGTTTTGATTGCTGGCCACTGAGTGTAGAACACTGGTTCGTAGAATGGTGTCAAGCGGCTCAAGTCATCAGCCAAG encodes:
- the LOC106627942 gene encoding heat shock protein 23-like; translation: MSSLPLILSLADDLSRLTPFYEPVFYTQWPAIKTSQNGRLRKLDKDLPLATIGKDGFQASMDVQQFKPSELSVKVVDDHIVVEGKHEEREDDHGYISRHFVRRYALPKGFKSDKVVSTLSSDGVLTVSVPKPAIEDKSNERVIQIQQTGPAHLNVKDNPEETTKEEKSKL